In Lotus japonicus ecotype B-129 chromosome 5, LjGifu_v1.2, one genomic interval encodes:
- the LOC130721014 gene encoding casein kinase 1-like protein HD16, whose translation MPELRSGPRRGRAAAVGRKGPQPANKNVDVKTRAAPVKGRPRTRLAAKELQVQEPPIVIISVAEENKIKEEGGAGVMGGHESGGLSPNKVVVPEDEGNTPPIPDKVQVGGSPLYKVDRKLGKGGFGQVYVGRRERANGPGPLEVALKFEHRNSKGCNYGPPYEWQVYNTLGGSHGIPKVHYKGRQGEFYIMVMDILGPSLWDVWNNSNQTMSAEMVSCIAVESLSILEKMHTKGYVHGDVKPENFLLGQPATVQEKKLFLVDLGLATKWKDSSNGQHVEYDQRPDMFRGTVRYASVHAHLGRTASRRDDLESLAYTLVFLHKGRLPWQGYQGDSKSFLVCKKKMGVSPEMLCCFCPAPFRQFLEIVVNMRFDEEPNYSNLISLFDGVIGPNPALRPINTEGAQKVGQKRGRLNIEAEDDSQPKKKVRFGAPATQWISIYNARQPMKQRYHYNVTDARLAQHVERGIADGLLITCVSSCTNLWALIMDAATGFTSQVYKLSPFFLHKEWIMEQWDKNYYITSIAGANNGSSVVVMSKGTQYTQQSYKVSDSFPYKWINRKWKEGFQVTSMATAGTRWGVVMSRNAGFSDQVVELDFLYPSEGIHKRWDNGYRITATAATWDQSALILSIPRRKPNDETQETLRTSQFPSTHVKEKWAKNLYLSCLCYGRTVC comes from the exons ATGCCGGAGCTTCGTAGTGGACCACGACGTGGCCGAGCTGCGGCGGTGGGTCGGAAAGGTCCGCAACCGGCGAACAAGAACGTTGACGTGAAAACTCGAGCTGCCCCGGTAAAGGGGAGGCCTAGGACTAGATTGGCGGCCAAGGAATTACAGGTACAAGAGCCTCCGATTGTGATTATATCGGTTGCAGAGGAGAATAAGATCAAAGAAGAAGGAGGTGCAGGCGTGATGGGTGGTCATGAAAGTGGTGGTTTGAGTCCCAATAAGGTTGTTGTCCCTGAGGATGAAGGGAACACTCCACCTATACCAGACAAG GTTCAAGTAGGAGGATCACCTCTTTACAAGGTAGATAGGAAATTGGGCAAAGGAGGATTTGGTCAGGTTTATGTTGGCCGTCGCGAGCGTGCTAATGGCCCTGGACCTTTGGAG GTTGCTCTGAAGTTTGAACACAGAAACAGTAAAGGCTGTAACTATGGACCTCCTTACGAGTGGCAAGTATACAA CACCCTTGGTGGTAGTCATGGTATACCTAAAGTACATTATAAAGGACGACAAGGAGAATTTTACATAATG GTTATGGACATACTCGGTCCAAGTTTGTGGGATGTCTGGAATAACTCAAACCAGAC GATGTCTGCTGAAATGGTCTCATGTATAGCTGTTGAGTCCTTATCAATACTTGAGAAGATGCACACAAAAGG TTATGTACATGGAGATGTAAAACCAGAGAACTTTTTACTGGGTCAGCCAGCTACAGTACAAGAGAAGAAACTGTTTCTTGTTGACCTTGGATTGG CAACAAAGTGGAAAGATTCATCCAACGGTCAGCATGTTGAATATGATCAGCGCCCTGATATGTTTAG AGGGACTGTTCGATATGCCAGCGTTCATGCTCATTTGGGAAGAACTGCTAGTAGAAGGGATGATCTTGAATCTCTAGCATACACACTAGTCTTCCTTCATAAAGGGCGATTACCATGGCAAGGATATCAG GGTGACAGCAAATCCTTCCTTGTTTGCAAAAAGAAAATGGGAGTTTCTCCTGAGATGCTGTGCTGCTTTTGCCCTGCTCCTTTTAGGCAGTTTCTTGAGATTGTAGTAAACATGAGGTTTGATGAAGAACCTAATTATTCCAACCTAATATCCTTGTTTGATGGTGTTATTGGACCCAATCCAGCATTGCGGCCAATTAATACGGAAGGCGCCCAAAAG GTTGGGCAAAAACGGGGTAGATTGAATATCGAAGCAGAGGATGATTCACAGCCCAAAAAGAAGGTCCGTTTTGGGGCTCCTGCTACACAGTGGATTTCAATTTACAATGCAAGACAACCGATGAAACAAAG GTATCATTATAATGTAACTGATGCAAGATTAGCACAGCATGTTGAGAGAGGGATTGCAGATGGCCTTCTTATTACTTGTGTCTCTTCTTGTACCAATCTTTGGGCACTCATTATGGATGCTGCAACTGGTTTTACAAGTCAAGTTTACAAGTTATCACCTTTTTTCTTACACAAG GAATGGATTATGGAACAATGGGATAAGAACTATTACATTACTTCGATTGCAGGGGCCAATAATGGAAGCTCTGTTGTGGTGATGTCAAAAG GTACACAGTATACTCAACAATCATACAAAGTAAGCGACTCTTTCCCCTACAAATGGATAAACAGGAAGTGGAAAGAAGGTTTTCAGGTCACCTCCATGGCGACTGCTGGAACTCGCTGGGGTGTTGTTATGTCTCGAAATGCTGGATTCAGTGATCAG GTGGTTGAACTTGATTTTCTGTATCCAAGTGAGGGCATTCATAAACGCTGGGATAATGGTTATAGGATTACAGCAACTGCAGCTACCTGGGATCAATCTGCTCTTATATTAAGTATTCCCAGGCGCAAGCCTAATGATGAAACCCAGGAAACCCTGCGTACATCTCAGTTTCCCAGCACACATGTTAAG GAAAAATGGGCAAAAAACCTTTATCTTTCCTGTTTGTGCTATGGGCGCACGGTTTGTTGA